A genome region from Carya illinoinensis cultivar Pawnee chromosome 2, C.illinoinensisPawnee_v1, whole genome shotgun sequence includes the following:
- the LOC122301581 gene encoding uncharacterized protein LOC122301581, producing MWRACLESLPTRVNLAKKQIVESSKCPICKSEEENVAHALWNCSSAMDVWSQTQSGLQKCSFRYANFRELVEALMSHYDQDSLEKFVIIARNIWHRRNQFVFENAFTHPNALVKKSRKTLEEYKVLQQKQMKQHGRNAQIQNRWQPPPIGVTKINWDASLNEDRGRAGFGLVARDHTCSILATKKLSKPCLMDPLLAESMGGLYAADMAYEMDCRLVILEGDSLTIVQGIEKQIDRWDRVGMILSDIKHRLVSLTSWRVSHVKRCGNVHAHNLAKEAVLSPGDVVESVDFSANLAHVNT from the coding sequence ATGTGGAGAGCATGTCTTGAATCTCTACCCACAAGAGTGAACCTGGCCAAGAAACAAATTGTTGAATCTTCTAAATGTCCAATATGCAAATCAGAGGAGGAAAATGTGGCACATGCCTTATGGAATTGTTCTTCAGCAATGGATGTATGGAGTCAAACACAATCGGGCCTACAAAAATGTTCATTCAGGTATGCAAACTTTAGAGAATTAGTCGAAGCACTAATGTCACATTATGATCAAGATTCTTTGGAAAAGTTTGTAATAATAGCAAGGAACATATGGCATAGAAGAAATCAGTTTGTATTTGAAAATGCCTTTACTCATCCTAATGCATTAGTCAAGAAATCAAGGAAAACATTAGAAGAATATAAAGTGCTTcagcaaaaacaaatgaaacaacATGGAAGGAATGCACAGATACAGAACAGATGGCAACCTCCACCAATAGGAGTAACCAAAATCAATTGGGATGCAAGTCTGAATGAAGATAGGGGAAGAGCAGGTTTTGGGTTAGTGGCTCGTGATCATACATGCAGTATTCTAGCTACCAAAAAGCTGTCAAAACCATGTCTAATGGATCCTCTACTAGCTGAAAGTATGGGTGGTCTATATGCAGCAGATATGGCCTATGAAATGGATTGCAGATTAGTTATATTGGAAGGGGACTCTCTAACCATTGTACAAGGAATAGAAAAACAAATAGATAGATGGGATAGGGTGGGAATGATCCTTAGTGATATAAAACATAGGCTTGTATCCTTAACTAGTTGGAGGGTCTCACATGTCAAAAGATGTGGCAATGTTCATGCCCATAATCTTGCCAAAGAAGCTGTATTAAGTCCAGGTGATGTGGTGGAAAGTGTAGACTTTTCAGCCAATTTGGCTCATGTAAATACTTGA